A single region of the Gloeomargarita sp. SRBZ-1_bins_9 genome encodes:
- the grpE gene encoding nucleotide exchange factor GrpE: MVNTPSHPEDVNPEVVTAESEGETLAAPDTVEPPATFGDLKVEEEVTPEAMAALREELLRERERYAALKQAHQDLDQQLRATQQQLEEKHNQMLRLAADFENYRRRVQREMEEAVFKAKAKVLTELLAVVDNFERARAHIQPETEEGMTIHKSYQGVYKQMVEELKKMGVAPIPSKGQPFDPTRHEAIMQEASQEYAEGVVMEELRRGYFLKEGNEERVLRHALVKVSTGSDQPTAEGPGSEPPPAEGV; this comes from the coding sequence ATGGTAAACACACCTTCCCATCCTGAAGATGTCAATCCTGAAGTGGTCACGGCGGAGTCGGAGGGTGAAACCCTAGCGGCGCCGGACACGGTCGAACCTCCGGCTACCTTTGGCGACCTGAAAGTGGAAGAGGAAGTGACGCCGGAGGCCATGGCGGCTCTGCGGGAGGAACTTTTACGGGAACGGGAACGCTACGCAGCCTTGAAACAGGCCCATCAGGATTTGGACCAACAACTCCGGGCAACTCAGCAGCAGTTGGAGGAAAAACATAACCAGATGCTGCGGCTGGCGGCGGATTTCGAGAACTACCGGCGCCGGGTCCAGCGGGAGATGGAGGAGGCGGTTTTTAAGGCCAAGGCCAAGGTGCTGACTGAACTGCTGGCGGTGGTGGATAACTTTGAACGGGCGCGCGCCCACATCCAGCCGGAAACGGAAGAGGGCATGACCATCCACAAGAGCTATCAGGGGGTTTACAAGCAAATGGTGGAAGAACTGAAGAAAATGGGCGTTGCTCCCATCCCCAGTAAGGGTCAGCCCTTTGACCCCACCCGCCACGAAGCGATCATGCAGGAGGCTAGCCAGGAATACGCCGAGGGGGTGGTGATGGAGGAATTGCGCCGGGGCTATTTCCTTAAGGAGGGCAATGAGGAACGGGTGCTGCGCCATGCCCTGGTGAAGGTGTCCACCGGTAGCGACCAACCGACGGCTGAGGGCCCTGGGTCGGAACCTCCACCGGCGGAAGGTGTGTAG
- the dnaK gene encoding molecular chaperone DnaK: MAKIVGIDLGTTNSCVAVLEGGQATVIPNAEGGRTTPSVVGFGKSGERLVGQPAKRRAVTDAENTIYSIKRFIGRRWSETEEERRRVPYKCVPGKDNTVNVEVRNQVYTPQEISAIILQKLKQDAESFLGEPVTQAVITVPAYFSDAQRQATKDAGTIAGLEVLRIINEPTAAALAFGVDKQDQDQTVLVFDLGGGTFDVSILRMGDGIFEVIATAGNNHLGGDDFDACLVEWILREFQEQEGIDLREDKMALQRVREAAEKAKIELSSALSTTINLPFIASDATGAKHIDLELTRAKFEELTRHLVQATLEPVGQALRDAGLKTRDIDRILLVGGSTRMPAVQRAIQDYFDGKAPEKSVNPDEAVAIGAAIQAGILGKETVVKDLLLLDVTPLSLGIETLGGVFTKIIERNTTIPTSRSQIFSTATDNQTVVEVHILQGERPMAADNRSLGRMELTGIPPAPRGVPQIEVTFEIDANGILQVTAVDKGTGRSQSVRLTNTGGLSPEEIKRMTLEATFNAEADARRKALVELKNQADILLSMYENTLREHGPYINEAVKSEAAARVGRIKRMMNDSMTSPEEFRQELDALNVNLSQMGAAVYQRTVVTGGSSDFEQLE; this comes from the coding sequence ATGGCCAAGATTGTCGGTATTGACCTAGGGACAACGAACAGTTGTGTGGCGGTGCTAGAGGGAGGCCAGGCGACGGTGATCCCCAATGCCGAGGGCGGCCGAACAACCCCTAGTGTGGTGGGGTTTGGCAAGTCGGGGGAGCGCTTGGTGGGGCAACCGGCTAAGCGACGGGCAGTGACGGATGCGGAAAACACTATCTACAGCATCAAGCGGTTTATTGGGCGGCGGTGGTCGGAGACGGAGGAGGAACGGCGGCGGGTGCCCTACAAGTGCGTCCCCGGTAAAGACAACACGGTGAATGTGGAAGTGCGCAACCAGGTGTACACCCCCCAGGAGATCTCTGCCATTATTTTGCAGAAGTTAAAACAGGACGCGGAGAGTTTCCTGGGCGAGCCGGTGACCCAGGCGGTGATTACGGTGCCGGCCTATTTCAGCGACGCCCAACGCCAGGCCACCAAGGATGCGGGGACCATTGCCGGGCTGGAGGTGTTGCGGATCATCAATGAGCCGACGGCAGCAGCCCTGGCCTTTGGGGTGGATAAGCAGGACCAGGACCAAACGGTGTTGGTGTTTGACCTGGGGGGGGGGACGTTCGATGTGTCCATCCTGCGTATGGGGGACGGTATTTTTGAGGTGATCGCCACGGCGGGGAATAACCACCTAGGGGGGGATGATTTTGACGCCTGTCTGGTGGAGTGGATTTTGCGGGAGTTTCAGGAGCAGGAGGGGATTGACCTACGGGAAGACAAAATGGCCCTGCAACGGGTGCGGGAGGCGGCGGAGAAGGCCAAGATAGAACTCTCCAGTGCCCTCAGTACGACCATCAACCTGCCTTTCATTGCCTCCGATGCTACCGGCGCCAAGCACATTGACCTGGAGCTGACGCGGGCTAAGTTTGAGGAGTTGACCCGCCATCTGGTGCAGGCCACGTTGGAACCGGTCGGGCAGGCTTTGCGGGATGCGGGCTTGAAAACGCGGGATATTGACCGGATTTTGTTGGTGGGGGGGTCCACCCGCATGCCGGCGGTGCAAAGGGCTATTCAGGACTACTTCGACGGCAAGGCGCCGGAGAAATCGGTCAACCCGGATGAGGCGGTGGCGATCGGGGCGGCGATTCAGGCGGGAATTTTGGGCAAAGAGACGGTGGTGAAGGACTTGTTGCTGTTGGATGTCACGCCCCTGTCGTTGGGAATCGAAACCCTCGGCGGTGTCTTTACCAAGATCATCGAGCGCAATACGACAATCCCCACCAGCCGCTCCCAGATTTTCTCGACGGCCACGGACAACCAAACGGTGGTGGAGGTGCACATCCTTCAGGGAGAACGCCCCATGGCGGCCGATAACCGCAGTTTGGGACGGATGGAATTGACGGGTATCCCCCCGGCCCCCCGGGGTGTGCCCCAGATTGAGGTGACGTTTGAGATTGACGCCAACGGCATCCTCCAGGTGACGGCGGTGGACAAGGGGACGGGCCGGAGCCAGTCGGTGCGTTTGACCAATACGGGGGGCCTTAGTCCCGAGGAGATCAAACGCATGACCCTGGAGGCCACCTTTAACGCCGAGGCCGATGCCCGCCGTAAAGCCCTGGTGGAGTTAAAAAATCAGGCGGACATCCTGCTGTCTATGTACGAAAACACCCTGCGGGAACATGGGCCTTATATCAATGAGGCGGTGAAATCCGAAGCGGCAGCCCGGGTGGGGCGCATCAAGCGGATGATGAACGATTCCATGACGTCCCCGGAGGAGTTTCGCCAGGAACTGGATGCCCTGAATGTCAACCTCAGCCAGATGGGGGCTGCTGTTTATCAACGCACGGTGGTGACCGGCGGCAGCAGTGATTTTGAGCAACTGGAGTAA
- the cysT gene encoding sulfate ABC transporter permease subunit CysT gives MTRYSPWLPALMYGYLGFMLLLPLGALIGQSGLSTWSAFWRWVTDPVAVAAYQLTFATALIAALVNTVLGLVLAWVLVRYEFPGRRWLDSLVDLPLAMPSVVAAITLATLYGQGGVIGQWWDEGTWLGRWLPLNFTASVQAVVLAQLFVTLPFVVRTVQPVLGELEPEVEEAAYTLGASPWWCFWRVILPPLTPALVTGFTLALARGIGEFGVVVLISGNIPYRTLAATVYIYQQLEEFNYPAATAIALVLLLVSLALFGLTRWFQGRVLPPL, from the coding sequence ATGACCCGATACTCACCCTGGTTACCGGCGCTGATGTACGGCTATCTGGGGTTCATGCTCCTGTTGCCCCTAGGCGCATTAATCGGCCAGAGCGGGCTATCCACCTGGTCGGCGTTCTGGCGCTGGGTCACAGATCCGGTGGCAGTGGCGGCCTATCAACTGACGTTCGCAACCGCCCTGATCGCAGCCCTGGTGAATACCGTCCTGGGATTAGTTTTGGCCTGGGTGCTGGTGCGCTACGAGTTTCCAGGACGGCGCTGGCTGGATAGCCTGGTGGACTTACCCTTGGCCATGCCGTCGGTGGTAGCCGCCATCACCCTGGCGACCCTGTACGGGCAGGGGGGGGTGATCGGCCAATGGTGGGACGAGGGGACCTGGCTGGGACGCTGGCTACCGTTAAATTTCACCGCTTCGGTGCAGGCGGTGGTGTTAGCCCAGTTGTTCGTCACGCTGCCGTTTGTGGTACGGACCGTTCAGCCGGTGTTGGGGGAACTGGAGCCGGAAGTGGAGGAAGCCGCCTATACCCTAGGGGCCTCCCCCTGGTGGTGCTTCTGGCGGGTGATCTTACCCCCCTTGACCCCAGCTCTGGTCACCGGTTTTACTTTGGCCCTGGCCCGGGGCATCGGCGAATTCGGAGTGGTTGTGTTGATTTCCGGCAACATCCCCTACCGAACCCTGGCGGCCACCGTGTACATCTACCAACAACTCGAGGAATTCAATTACCCAGCCGCAACGGCCATTGCCCTGGTGCTGCTCCTGGTTTCCCTGGCCCTGTTCGGTCTCACCCGTTGGTTTCAGGGGCGCGTCTTACCCCCCCTGTAG
- a CDS encoding sulfate ABC transporter substrate-binding protein: MTKGWSLLLVLAGLVGLGLGTSPVWWGRVEGGTELTLVAYAVAKPVFARLIPAFQQEWQARTGQRVLFRESYGPSGAQTRAILGGLAADILAQNIQSNIDPLVEKGLVRADWSKRLPNQAVPATTVMVLVTRPGNPRNIRTWNDLTRPDVEVVLINPRTSGNARWGILAGFGAIQKTAGEVQARAYLNRLLANTRVLANSGRDATDKFVKNRIGDVMINFENEVLFLNASLPQGLPYVVPSPNVRVDFPVTVIDRVVDRRGTRTVAEAFTRFLFSRRAQKIYAEMGYRPFDPQVRQQFAHRFQPVHPLYSIGDFGGWAKVHARLFADGAIFDQAQRATARVGP, translated from the coding sequence ATGACCAAGGGGTGGTCGTTACTCCTGGTTTTGGCGGGGCTGGTAGGTCTCGGTCTAGGGACTTCCCCGGTGTGGTGGGGGCGGGTGGAGGGGGGCACGGAACTGACCCTGGTGGCCTATGCCGTGGCCAAACCCGTCTTTGCCAGACTGATCCCCGCCTTTCAGCAGGAATGGCAAGCCCGCACCGGCCAGCGGGTCCTTTTCAGGGAGTCCTATGGGCCATCGGGGGCGCAAACCCGGGCCATTTTGGGGGGTCTGGCAGCGGACATCCTGGCGCAGAATATCCAGAGCAACATTGACCCCCTGGTGGAAAAGGGGTTGGTGCGGGCGGATTGGTCAAAACGTTTGCCGAACCAGGCGGTGCCGGCGACGACGGTGATGGTGTTGGTTACCCGTCCCGGCAATCCCCGTAACATTCGCACCTGGAACGACCTGACCCGCCCGGATGTGGAGGTGGTGTTGATTAATCCCAGGACCTCGGGAAATGCCCGCTGGGGGATTCTGGCCGGGTTTGGAGCCATCCAAAAAACGGCGGGGGAGGTCCAGGCGCGGGCCTACCTGAACCGATTGCTGGCCAATACCAGGGTTTTGGCGAATTCTGGCCGGGATGCCACCGATAAATTTGTCAAAAACCGCATCGGCGATGTGATGATTAATTTTGAGAACGAGGTGCTGTTTTTGAACGCCTCCCTACCCCAGGGGCTTCCCTACGTGGTGCCCTCGCCCAATGTACGGGTGGACTTTCCGGTGACGGTGATCGACCGGGTGGTGGACCGGCGGGGGACGCGGACGGTGGCGGAGGCCTTTACCCGCTTTTTGTTTAGCCGACGAGCGCAGAAAATCTATGCCGAAATGGGGTACCGGCCCTTTGACCCCCAGGTGCGCCAGCAGTTCGCCCATCGGTTTCAACCGGTGCATCCCCTGTACTCCATTGGCGATTTTGGCGGCTGGGCCAAGGTCCATGCCCGGTTATTCGCCGACGGAGCCATCTTTGACCAGGCGCAACGGGCAACGGCCCGGGTAGGACCATGA
- the sfsA gene encoding DNA/RNA nuclease SfsA → MTWLYTYPPLLTGRLQKRYQRFLADIRLDTGEVITAHCPNTGPMTGVAVPGRPVCVSHQPHPRRRLPYTWELIHVEDSEPTWVNINTARPNPVVRRLLEQHGLPELDDYQTLRREVAYGREGSRVDFCLTGGRRPIYVEVKNTTWVEGQLARFPDTVTVRGQKHLRELMGLVPQARAVVIYFIGRSDCTHFAPGDAADPTYGQLLRQAVQRGVEVLPCQFQVNPTGIRYWRRLPLVLD, encoded by the coding sequence ATGACCTGGCTTTACACCTACCCGCCCCTCCTGACCGGTCGGTTGCAAAAACGCTATCAACGCTTTTTGGCCGACATTCGCCTGGATACGGGGGAAGTGATTACCGCCCATTGCCCCAACACCGGCCCCATGACCGGGGTGGCAGTGCCGGGGCGACCGGTGTGCGTCTCCCACCAGCCCCATCCGCGCCGCAGGTTGCCCTACACCTGGGAACTGATCCACGTCGAAGACAGCGAACCCACCTGGGTAAATATCAATACCGCCCGCCCCAATCCCGTGGTGCGCCGGTTGCTGGAACAACACGGCTTGCCGGAGCTTGACGACTATCAGACCCTACGGAGGGAGGTGGCCTACGGCCGGGAGGGCAGCCGGGTGGACTTTTGTCTCACAGGCGGCAGGCGACCCATCTACGTCGAGGTCAAAAACACAACTTGGGTAGAGGGACAATTGGCCCGCTTCCCCGATACAGTGACGGTACGCGGCCAGAAACACCTGCGGGAATTGATGGGATTGGTTCCCCAGGCGCGGGCGGTGGTGATTTACTTCATCGGTCGGAGCGACTGTACCCACTTCGCCCCGGGCGATGCCGCCGACCCCACCTACGGTCAACTCCTGCGCCAGGCGGTGCAACGGGGGGTGGAAGTGCTCCCCTGCCAATTCCAGGTGAACCCCACAGGGATTCGTTACTGGCGACGACTGCCCCTGGTCCTCGATTGA
- a CDS encoding DUF751 family protein: MARLDAHRDSRPHWERKLKGLAAMEGFWTNVGRYLRYFVTVILGVFWTAARSLQRLSQRPVTAIATITLLVSGVSLVYFTLLAMLGY, from the coding sequence ATGGCCCGTCTTGACGCCCACCGGGATTCCCGACCACACTGGGAGAGAAAGCTCAAGGGGTTGGCAGCCATGGAGGGGTTTTGGACCAATGTGGGCCGCTATTTGCGTTACTTCGTGACCGTGATTTTGGGTGTATTTTGGACGGCGGCCCGGAGTTTACAGCGCCTGAGTCAACGGCCCGTGACGGCCATCGCCACCATCACCCTCCTGGTCAGCGGGGTGAGTTTGGTCTATTTCACCCT